In Vibrio japonicus, the following are encoded in one genomic region:
- a CDS encoding antibiotic biosynthesis monooxygenase family protein, protein MSQIAQTPKPPYYAVIFTSVRTEGDNGYGEMAAKMLRLAELEEGFLGVESAREEVGITVSYWTDLASIRKWKQNTEHLEAQKIGRNSWYESFKVRISLVERDYGI, encoded by the coding sequence ATGTCTCAAATAGCTCAGACCCCTAAGCCACCATATTATGCTGTTATCTTCACTTCGGTCCGAACTGAAGGTGACAACGGATACGGAGAAATGGCAGCTAAAATGCTTCGTTTAGCGGAGCTTGAGGAAGGTTTTCTAGGCGTTGAGTCAGCACGAGAAGAAGTGGGGATAACCGTCTCATATTGGACAGACTTGGCTTCCATTAGAAAGTGGAAACAAAATACGGAACACTTAGAAGCTCAAAAAATCGGGCGGAATTCATGGTACGAGTCATTCAAAGTACGTATCTCGCTAGTTGAACGCGATTATGGTATCTAG
- a CDS encoding GNAT family N-acetyltransferase encodes MKFRVRRALLDDVDRIAHIHVSSWAYAYNGLMPQSFIESYTLEKRQKLWSNIIERNLAEVLVADCDDGLVGFLCFGQPKTLKGTEVYELSSIYIAPDKIGAGIGQALYNECERMLRVLKAQKVSLWALDSNERALNFYTKQGFTPTGEISKERTNDVVLNDIELAKELSA; translated from the coding sequence ATGAAGTTTAGAGTTAGAAGAGCATTACTAGATGATGTCGATAGAATCGCACATATACACGTTAGTTCATGGGCATATGCGTACAATGGCTTGATGCCTCAGAGCTTTATCGAAAGCTATACATTAGAAAAGCGTCAGAAATTGTGGTCGAACATCATTGAGCGAAATTTGGCGGAAGTTCTCGTCGCGGATTGTGATGACGGATTAGTTGGTTTTCTGTGCTTTGGGCAGCCTAAAACTTTGAAAGGCACTGAAGTGTATGAACTGAGCTCGATTTACATTGCCCCTGATAAAATTGGGGCTGGTATTGGTCAAGCGCTTTATAATGAGTGCGAGAGAATGCTTCGCGTATTGAAGGCTCAAAAGGTTTCGTTGTGGGCACTTGATAGTAATGAACGTGCATTGAATTTTTATACAAAGCAGGGCTTTACTCCAACAGGTGAGATCAGTAAAGAGCGTACCAATGACGTTGTTTTGAATGATATCGAGTTAGCTAAGGAGCTATCTGCCTAA
- a CDS encoding YkgJ family cysteine cluster protein, protein MLIPTNTPPSSNVSCSNCKACCCRLEVMIISDTGVPEEFIARDQYGGETMMRLNDGWCAALDRNTLMCTIYENRPWICREFEMGSNECLDERVKFI, encoded by the coding sequence ATGCTTATACCAACTAATACACCTCCTTCCTCAAATGTATCTTGCTCAAACTGCAAAGCTTGCTGCTGTCGTCTTGAAGTTATGATTATCTCTGATACTGGCGTGCCAGAAGAGTTCATCGCACGTGACCAGTATGGCGGTGAAACAATGATGCGATTAAATGATGGTTGGTGTGCGGCTTTAGATAGAAACACTCTAATGTGCACAATTTATGAAAATCGTCCTTGGATATGCCGCGAATTCGAAATGGGTTCCAATGAGTGCTTAGATGAACGTGTTAAGTTTATATAA
- a CDS encoding VOC family protein has product MNQHEKLNYVEFGAKDLESTKSFFSSVFGWEFVDYGPEYTAFSNQGLDGGFFKADCCSQTNTGGALLVFYSSDIEGTLNKVVQSGGEIIRPIFEFPGGCRFHFLEPSGNEFAVWSEARV; this is encoded by the coding sequence ATGAATCAGCATGAAAAACTTAATTATGTTGAGTTTGGCGCAAAAGACTTAGAGTCGACAAAATCATTCTTCTCTTCAGTTTTCGGTTGGGAGTTTGTCGACTACGGACCTGAATATACAGCTTTTTCAAATCAGGGATTAGACGGTGGTTTCTTCAAAGCTGATTGCTGCAGCCAAACTAATACGGGTGGAGCACTTTTAGTATTCTACAGCTCTGACATTGAAGGTACTCTAAATAAAGTCGTTCAAAGTGGTGGTGAAATCATTCGCCCTATATTCGAATTTCCTGGCGGTTGCCGTTTTCATTTTCTAGAACCAAGTGGTAATGAGTTCGCAGTTTGGTCGGAAGCCCGCGTATAA
- a CDS encoding IS1595 family transposase, producing MAKNLIQFQKGLSVHEFMRLYGTEEQCYQRLFNIRWPNGYICPNCHSTHHCQLQSRALYQCHSCHQQTSITSGTLLSNTKLPLTVWFLAIYLLTQAKNGVSALELSRHLGISYNASWRLKHKLMQAMKENDDKQPLDYIIQLDDAYWGGRTKGQKRGRGSPKKTPLVAAVALNEDYHPVYMRMSVVKRLEKAEITKWARKHVAPKTLAISDGLSCFDGLVKADIYHEVETKSTAEDLEELQDKYFHWVDTMLSNVKNSLHGTYHALRKKHLPRYLAEFCFRFNHRYRLEKMVSALLRAAVEAPPMPDRLLRLAESRW from the coding sequence ATGGCAAAGAATCTCATTCAATTTCAAAAAGGTCTCTCAGTACATGAATTTATGCGCCTGTATGGTACGGAAGAACAATGTTATCAGCGGCTGTTTAACATACGGTGGCCAAATGGATATATTTGTCCTAACTGCCACTCTACGCACCATTGCCAACTCCAATCCCGCGCACTCTATCAATGTCACTCCTGCCATCAGCAGACGTCTATCACTTCCGGAACCCTGCTGTCGAATACAAAGCTTCCTTTAACGGTCTGGTTTCTCGCCATTTACTTACTCACTCAAGCCAAAAACGGCGTGTCGGCGCTCGAACTCTCGCGGCACCTTGGGATTTCTTATAACGCGTCTTGGAGGCTTAAGCACAAACTGATGCAAGCCATGAAGGAAAATGATGATAAACAGCCGCTTGACTATATTATTCAGCTCGATGATGCGTATTGGGGCGGCAGAACAAAGGGACAGAAGCGAGGAAGAGGCTCACCAAAGAAAACACCGTTGGTCGCCGCGGTCGCCTTAAATGAAGATTACCATCCCGTTTATATGCGAATGAGTGTGGTGAAGCGCTTAGAGAAAGCGGAAATCACGAAGTGGGCCCGTAAGCATGTTGCGCCTAAAACCCTAGCGATATCAGACGGTTTGTCCTGTTTTGACGGGCTTGTGAAAGCCGATATTTATCATGAGGTTGAAACGAAAAGTACCGCCGAAGATTTAGAGGAGTTGCAAGACAAGTACTTTCATTGGGTAGATACCATGCTCAGTAACGTGAAGAACTCGCTACACGGGACTTATCATGCGCTGAGGAAGAAGCATTTACCCAGGTACTTGGCCGAATTTTGTTTTAGGTTTAATCATCGATACCGCTTAGAGAAAATGGTGAGTGCTTTGCTCAGAGCGGCTGTTGAGGCTCCTCCGATGCCAGACAGGTTGCTTAGACTAGCTGAAAGTCGGTGGTAA
- a CDS encoding DUF3147 family protein, giving the protein MLWIVIKYLTTAAIVVLVSEVAKRSDKMGALVAALPTVTILALVWMYVEGQENSKLSNHAFYTFWYVLPTLPMFLLFPYLLAKYSFWVTLLISCFVSIACFAITHAVVKQFGLNLL; this is encoded by the coding sequence ATGCTTTGGATTGTAATTAAGTACCTTACAACGGCAGCTATTGTAGTGTTGGTTTCAGAAGTCGCAAAACGAAGCGATAAAATGGGAGCTTTAGTTGCAGCGTTGCCTACGGTAACCATATTGGCGCTAGTTTGGATGTATGTTGAAGGGCAAGAAAACAGCAAGCTTTCAAATCACGCTTTTTATACTTTTTGGTATGTATTGCCAACCTTGCCAATGTTTTTGCTATTTCCTTACTTGCTAGCCAAATATTCGTTTTGGGTTACGTTACTAATTAGTTGTTTTGTTTCGATAGCTTGTTTTGCAATTACTCACGCAGTAGTAAAGCAATTTGGGTTAAATTTGCTGTGA
- a CDS encoding GNAT family N-acetyltransferase, with product MKFRVRKALLDDVYRIAHIHVSSWAYAYNGLMPQSFIESYTLEKRQKLWSNIIERNLAEVLVADCDDGLVGFLCFGQPKTLKGTEVYELSSIYIAPDKIGAGIGQALYNECERMLRVLKAQKVSLWALDSNERALNFYTKQGFTPTGEISKERTNDVVLNDIELAKELSA from the coding sequence ATGAAGTTTAGAGTTAGAAAAGCATTACTAGATGATGTCTATAGAATCGCACATATACACGTTAGTTCATGGGCATATGCGTACAATGGTCTGATGCCTCAGAGCTTTATCGAAAGCTATACATTAGAAAAGCGCCAGAAATTGTGGTCGAACATCATTGAGCGAAATTTGGCGGAAGTTCTCGTCGCGGATTGTGATGACGGATTAGTTGGTTTTCTGTGCTTTGGGCAGCCTAAAACTTTGAAAGGCACTGAAGTGTATGAACTGAGCTCGATTTACATTGCCCCTGATAAAATTGGGGCTGGTATTGGTCAAGCGCTTTATAATGAGTGCGAGAGAATGCTCCGCGTATTGAAGGCTCAAAAGGTTTCGTTGTGGGCACTCGATAGTAATGAACGTGCATTGAATTTTTATACAAAGCAGGGCTTTACTCCAACAGGTGAGATCAGTAAAGAGCGTACCAATGACGTTGTTTTGAATGATATCGAGTTAGCTAAGGAGCTATCTGCCTAA
- a CDS encoding GNAT family N-acetyltransferase produces MHLREAKVHELDAIYTIGFDAWSDGLAYEKYLSACRSSKKYQAGTWYVLIENEQILSSLIVYQDLFGLKDGCFGIGSLATPESFRGKGYASDLINLVKADLFANQNCTAIFLHSDIGHQFYSRLGFITIEGANCMYAPSDSFSFDGSIPSYF; encoded by the coding sequence ATGCATTTGAGAGAAGCAAAAGTTCATGAGCTTGACGCAATTTACACTATCGGCTTTGATGCGTGGAGCGACGGGCTTGCCTATGAAAAATATTTATCTGCTTGTCGTAGCAGTAAAAAGTATCAAGCTGGAACTTGGTATGTGCTAATAGAAAATGAGCAAATTCTATCGTCTCTCATTGTCTATCAGGATTTATTTGGCCTTAAAGATGGTTGCTTTGGTATAGGTTCTCTTGCTACACCTGAAAGCTTTCGTGGCAAAGGTTATGCTTCCGATTTGATTAACCTTGTGAAAGCAGACTTGTTTGCAAATCAGAACTGTACAGCCATTTTTTTACATAGTGATATTGGGCACCAGTTTTATAGCAGGCTTGGTTTCATCACTATTGAGGGGGCCAATTGCATGTATGCCCCAAGTGACTCTTTTAGTTTTGACGGTTCGATACCAAGTTACTTTTAG
- a CDS encoding DUF1801 domain-containing protein: MNKVVKERFDEYPENARIRLEELRNLVFQIASDLELGEVDETLKWGEPSYSVKTGSPLRMDWKLKSPNNYYLFFNCQTKLVDTFRELYGEELVFQGNRAIVLSISQVLPETAIKSCLELALTYQQRKHLPLLGV; this comes from the coding sequence GTGAACAAGGTAGTCAAAGAACGCTTCGATGAATACCCGGAAAATGCTCGTATTAGGCTAGAGGAGCTACGAAATCTAGTCTTTCAAATCGCATCTGATTTGGAGCTGGGTGAAGTCGATGAAACTCTAAAGTGGGGTGAACCTAGCTATAGTGTAAAAACAGGCAGCCCGCTAAGAATGGACTGGAAGCTAAAATCTCCTAATAATTATTACCTGTTCTTTAATTGCCAAACTAAGTTAGTCGATACATTTCGAGAATTGTATGGTGAAGAACTGGTGTTTCAGGGAAACAGAGCAATCGTTCTGTCCATATCGCAAGTGTTGCCAGAAACAGCAATCAAGTCCTGTTTAGAGTTAGCTTTAACCTATCAGCAGCGTAAACATTTACCTCTTTTGGGAGTGTGA
- a CDS encoding type II toxin-antitoxin system RelE/ParE family toxin gives MILWEEESLNDREKIFEFLYDFNPDAAEKTDNLIEEKVENLLEQPLMGVQRDGIRGRLLIIPDISMIVSYWVEGDIIRVMRVLHQKQKFPTD, from the coding sequence ATGATTTTATGGGAAGAAGAGTCACTTAATGATCGTGAAAAGATCTTCGAGTTTCTCTATGACTTTAACCCTGATGCGGCAGAAAAAACTGACAACCTCATTGAAGAAAAAGTAGAAAACTTGCTTGAACAACCTTTAATGGGTGTACAACGAGATGGCATCCGCGGACGATTGCTCATTATTCCTGATATTTCGATGATTGTGTCTTACTGGGTCGAGGGCGATATCATCCGAGTTATGCGTGTGCTCCACCAGAAACAAAAATTCCCTACAGATTGA
- a CDS encoding type II toxin-antitoxin system RelB/DinJ family antitoxin, with translation MDTRIQFRVDEETKRLAQQMAESQGRTLSDACRELTEQLAEQQRKTLSHDAWLTEQVNLAFEKFDSGKSVFLEHQTAKSRMEERKARIRNRGKQ, from the coding sequence ATGGACACTAGAATTCAATTTCGTGTTGATGAAGAAACAAAACGCCTAGCTCAACAAATGGCTGAAAGCCAAGGTCGAACTCTAAGTGATGCTTGCCGTGAACTTACTGAGCAACTCGCTGAGCAACAAAGAAAAACATTATCTCACGATGCATGGCTAACTGAACAAGTAAACCTAGCATTTGAGAAGTTTGACTCAGGAAAATCCGTTTTCCTTGAGCACCAAACTGCTAAGTCTCGAATGGAAGAGCGCAAAGCAAGAATCCGTAATCGAGGTAAGCAATGA
- a CDS encoding HNH endonuclease: protein MENFRIFDESDLEEWVTNNPEGLIVNSNPSGFSSKYIVLHRSSCESFSKTGRSQITYSKYCFENAHILYLELQTLGIDLKGVRMGCTTCHVNRFIPVQDKKDLDLKVNQLLKTGLQSKPKGNDKPQESNSTITAYLRDPQVVAWVKNRAKGSCELCMKNAPFLNKDGFPYLEVHHVKPLSEGGKDVVKNCVALCPNCHREAHYSQESSTIAQRLARIGAKLDKFA from the coding sequence ATGGAAAATTTTCGAATATTTGATGAGTCCGACTTAGAAGAGTGGGTAACCAATAACCCTGAAGGGTTAATTGTGAACTCAAACCCAAGTGGGTTTAGCTCTAAATATATTGTCTTGCATCGCTCTAGCTGTGAGTCTTTTTCAAAAACAGGTCGCTCACAAATTACTTACTCTAAGTACTGTTTTGAAAATGCCCATATTCTATACCTTGAACTCCAAACGTTAGGTATAGATCTTAAGGGTGTGCGCATGGGCTGCACGACATGCCATGTAAATCGATTTATACCAGTACAAGATAAGAAAGATTTAGATTTAAAAGTCAATCAGCTGCTGAAAACTGGGCTTCAATCTAAGCCGAAGGGAAACGATAAGCCTCAAGAATCAAACTCTACAATTACTGCTTATTTACGAGATCCTCAGGTTGTAGCATGGGTTAAAAATCGAGCTAAAGGTAGTTGTGAGTTGTGTATGAAAAATGCGCCTTTTCTCAACAAAGATGGTTTCCCATACCTAGAGGTTCACCATGTAAAGCCTCTATCTGAGGGCGGAAAAGATGTTGTGAAAAACTGTGTTGCTCTTTGTCCTAACTGCCACAGAGAGGCTCACTATTCGCAGGAAAGTAGTACTATTGCACAAAGGCTTGCTCGTATTGGCGCTAAATTAGACAAATTTGCCTAA
- a CDS encoding GNAT family N-acetyltransferase, whose protein sequence is MFVTRQAELDDYEFLFELKKAAEYEPINAVFGWDECVQRDIHRQEWEDGKPKIIEINGESIGSYLVQEHSDYLYFGRFFLLPQFQGKGLGSKILKGVVELAHEKSLPIKLCYLQGNRVGQLYSRFGFQVVCQDKQFVHMIKPRS, encoded by the coding sequence TTGTTTGTAACTCGTCAAGCTGAATTAGATGACTATGAATTCCTATTTGAGCTTAAGAAGGCAGCTGAGTATGAGCCAATTAATGCGGTTTTCGGTTGGGACGAATGTGTTCAACGGGATATCCATCGACAAGAGTGGGAAGATGGTAAGCCTAAAATTATTGAAATAAATGGTGAATCTATCGGTAGTTACTTGGTTCAAGAACATTCCGATTACTTATATTTTGGACGCTTTTTCTTACTGCCGCAGTTTCAAGGGAAAGGCTTAGGCAGCAAAATTTTAAAAGGTGTTGTTGAACTAGCGCATGAAAAGTCCTTGCCTATCAAGCTTTGTTATTTACAAGGCAATCGGGTAGGTCAGTTGTATTCAAGGTTTGGTTTTCAAGTAGTATGTCAAGACAAGCAGTTCGTGCATATGATTAAACCACGCTCATAA
- a CDS encoding RNA recognition motif domain-containing protein: MKLLVRNLERTTSEHEIRVLFSTFGTVTECNLVLDQETGQSKGFAFVEMPDENEAKTAIEKLHLSTVAKSKIRVKLAQN; this comes from the coding sequence ATGAAACTTTTAGTTCGCAATTTAGAGCGTACAACATCGGAACATGAAATTCGTGTTCTATTTTCCACTTTCGGCACCGTAACTGAGTGCAATCTCGTTTTAGACCAAGAAACTGGTCAATCAAAAGGCTTCGCGTTTGTTGAAATGCCTGACGAAAACGAAGCAAAAACAGCCATTGAAAAATTACACCTTTCAACGGTAGCTAAGAGCAAAATCAGAGTTAAATTAGCTCAAAACTAA